The bacterium genome has a segment encoding these proteins:
- a CDS encoding AAA family ATPase has translation MESLKTLVEMRSEDLTTGEEPPQIVNWSLTPGVRRSIVERTDSPRIWLEVALTSLGDKPEFSYKPSPGTDEISFQDASAGQQATALLKVLLKEDSGPLIIDQPEDDLDNATILEIAEELWEAKQHRQIIFSSHNANIVVNGDSELVVHCDYLEGEGRTKGQIANEGAIDVQEIRIAIQDVMEGGEKAFLLRQQKYGF, from the coding sequence ATGGAATCATTGAAAACTTTAGTTGAGATGAGATCTGAGGACTTAACGACCGGAGAGGAGCCTCCTCAAATCGTTAATTGGTCTTTAACGCCTGGTGTGCGAAGAAGTATTGTTGAGCGTACAGATTCACCTCGAATATGGCTTGAAGTTGCACTTACAAGTTTAGGTGACAAACCAGAATTCTCTTACAAACCATCGCCGGGCACAGATGAAATTTCGTTTCAAGATGCGTCTGCAGGACAGCAAGCTACAGCTTTATTAAAGGTTTTGTTGAAAGAAGATTCAGGTCCACTAATCATTGACCAACCAGAGGATGACTTGGATAATGCCACTATTCTTGAGATAGCTGAGGAGTTGTGGGAAGCTAAACAGCACCGACAAATTATTTTCAGCAGTCATAATGCCAACATTGTTGTTAATGGTGATTCTGAACTTGTTGTTCACTGTGATTACTTGGAGGGAGAGGGTCGGACAAAGGGACAGATTGCCAATGAAGGTGCTATAGACGTTCAAGAAATACGAATTGCTATTCAGGATGTTATGGAAGGCGGAGAAAAAGCATTCTTACTCAGGCAACAAAAGTACGGTTTTTAG
- a CDS encoding RNA polymerase sigma factor, translating into MSDAELVQRVLSGDSDAGNEFVDRCEKLIYSVLVRQCGIPTDHQEDAYQYVFVKLFEDDCRRLRLWRGESALSSFLFVVVRNLGRDYREKEFRKDKWEMPDEDCPENGASDGTYPTPEDETIINRMGKVVRDLVESLEDICRKIIDLRFMEDLSYKEIALKAGITVSNVGVRLHRCLDSLALLMRREFPDLFEDRFNLDL; encoded by the coding sequence TTGAGCGACGCGGAGCTTGTCCAGCGCGTTCTCTCAGGGGATAGTGATGCTGGCAATGAGTTCGTGGACCGCTGCGAAAAGCTCATCTACTCCGTCCTTGTGCGCCAGTGCGGGATCCCGACGGACCACCAGGAGGATGCCTATCAGTACGTGTTTGTGAAGCTGTTCGAGGACGACTGTCGCAGGCTAAGGCTGTGGAGAGGTGAAAGCGCCCTGTCCTCCTTCCTCTTTGTAGTGGTGAGGAACCTGGGCAGGGACTACAGGGAAAAAGAGTTCCGAAAGGACAAATGGGAGATGCCGGACGAGGACTGCCCCGAAAACGGGGCCTCTGATGGAACTTACCCAACCCCCGAGGATGAGACCATCATAAACAGGATGGGTAAGGTCGTTCGGGATCTGGTAGAAAGTCTGGAGGACATCTGCCGGAAGATCATCGACCTGAGGTTCATGGAGGACCTGTCCTATAAAGAGATCGCCCTGAAGGCGGGCATCACGGTGAGCAACGTCGGTGTCCGCCTGCACCGTTGTCTGGATTCACTGGCATTGTTGATGAGGAGGGAGTTCCCGGACCTGTTCGAGGACCGGTTCAACCTTGACCTGTGA
- a CDS encoding GAF domain-containing sensor histidine kinase, with product MNLISFLDLLGVLFLAYALWIVLRPPVRQKRLFQPLMLLIVLFLLNAIFNFMEWAGYETLVEPFEEYIQLLVSAAFFLVFTFVRFEESEKALSSRNRVLMAIHTITENMQAGIKPEELWTDLLGRVISIMGFDGGFINSSEDHRLVNIKMRWEGWEQFSAQLELLNIEDTILSEVLITRKPMVVQQTDSMPDSLIQALNISGIASVALFPVSSKETVLGVMGVVSTDPYIFTKEELDLFTMLGHHFGEIIHNSILADGTRVQAEDLRRALDGRRHFLTLVSDDLREPLIRIRTVLQRFSDELPIADNPDLERILEEANHDSKMLERLIDDVKELAILDSGGCELNITPQNLVKELARVKEQFQLKADDKGISLTLRYKDNLSPLEADRELFYSAMRHILSNAIEYTPKGGQVTLDAWEEGDVTCIQISDTGIGIKEEDSKKIFDMFYRTSLARDKGNVGTGLGLTIVSRIVNLHMGEITFRPGTEGGTVFTIKLPRIHLEE from the coding sequence ATGAACCTCATCAGCTTCCTGGATCTCCTGGGCGTTCTCTTTCTTGCCTATGCCTTGTGGATCGTCCTCCGTCCACCAGTCAGGCAGAAGAGGTTATTCCAACCCCTGATGCTTCTCATTGTTCTGTTTTTGCTAAACGCCATTTTCAATTTTATGGAGTGGGCCGGTTATGAGACACTTGTAGAGCCTTTTGAGGAATACATTCAGCTTCTTGTTTCAGCCGCGTTTTTCCTTGTATTCACCTTCGTCAGGTTTGAAGAGAGTGAGAAGGCCCTCAGTTCAAGGAACAGGGTTCTCATGGCTATCCACACCATAACGGAGAATATGCAGGCAGGTATCAAGCCTGAGGAGCTGTGGACTGACCTTCTGGGGCGGGTCATCAGCATCATGGGTTTTGACGGTGGTTTTATCAATTCATCCGAGGATCACAGGTTGGTCAACATCAAAATGCGATGGGAAGGCTGGGAACAGTTCTCCGCTCAACTGGAGCTGCTGAACATTGAGGATACGATCCTCAGTGAAGTGCTCATAACCAGGAAGCCCATGGTGGTTCAGCAGACGGACAGCATGCCTGATTCCCTTATTCAAGCGCTGAACATCAGCGGTATCGCGTCAGTTGCTCTTTTCCCTGTGTCCTCCAAGGAAACTGTACTGGGTGTGATGGGGGTCGTGTCTACGGATCCTTACATCTTCACTAAAGAGGAACTGGACCTGTTCACCATGCTTGGACACCATTTCGGCGAGATCATTCATAACAGTATTCTCGCGGATGGGACCCGGGTCCAGGCTGAAGACCTTCGGAGGGCCCTCGATGGGAGGCGGCACTTCCTTACCCTTGTTTCAGACGATCTCAGGGAACCTTTGATAAGGATACGGACCGTACTCCAGAGGTTTTCTGATGAGCTTCCCATTGCCGATAACCCTGACCTGGAGAGGATCCTTGAAGAGGCGAACCATGATTCGAAAATGCTGGAACGGCTCATTGACGATGTAAAGGAGCTGGCGATCCTGGACTCAGGCGGTTGTGAGCTGAACATTACTCCCCAGAACCTGGTGAAAGAGCTTGCCAGGGTCAAGGAACAGTTTCAGCTCAAGGCGGATGACAAGGGGATATCACTGACGCTCAGGTACAAAGACAACCTTTCACCATTGGAAGCTGATCGCGAACTGTTCTATAGCGCCATGCGGCATATACTGTCCAACGCTATTGAGTACACACCGAAGGGTGGTCAGGTCACTTTGGACGCCTGGGAAGAGGGTGATGTGACATGTATCCAGATCTCTGACACGGGGATAGGTATTAAAGAGGAGGATTCGAAAAAGATCTTCGATATGTTTTACCGAACCTCCCTGGCAAGGGACAAGGGAAATGTCGGGACGGGTCTGGGCCTGACCATCGTAAGCCGCATCGTCAATCTCCACATGGGAGAGATCACCTTCCGTCCCGGTACCGAGGGTGGTACCGTTTTCACTATAAAACTTCCCAGGATACATTTGGAAGAATAA